CGTCCACTTCGGTGTCGAAGCCCTTGGACTCTTCGATGGTGATGACGCCTTCTTTGCCCACCTTGTCCATCGCGCTGGCGATTTCCTGACCGACGGCTTCGTCGTTCGCGGAGATACCGGCGACCTTCTTGATGGCGTCGCTGTCTTCGACAGGCACGGCCAGGGCCTTGATTTCCTCGATGGCAATCGCCACGGCTTTTTCAATGCCGCGCTTCAGGGCCAGGGGGTTGGCGCCGGCGGCCACGTTGCGCAGGCCTTCTTTCACCACGGCCTGACCCAGCACGGTGGCGGTGGTGGTGCCGTCACCCGTGATGTCGTTGGTCTTGCTGGCGACTTCCTTCAGCAGCTGGGCGCCGATGTTCTCCAGCTTGTCCTCCAGCTCCACTTCCTTGGCGACGGTCACGCCGTCCTTGGTGATGGTGGGGCTGCCGAACTTCTTCTCGATCACCACGTTGCGGCCACGCGGCCCCAGGGTCACTTTGACGGCGTTGGCGACGGCATTAACACCGCGTTCCAGGCTGCGGCGGGCGGCTTCATCAAACACGAGCTGTTTAGCCATGATGGATTCTCCTTTGGAGTGGGCCATGGGCCATGGGCTTTGAGCCATGGGGTCGGCCTTGAGTAAATTGCGGGTTGAAGGCGTCTTCGAAGAGTGCCTAAGCTTGGGCCACTTTCCTCATGGCTCATGGCCCAAAGCTCATAGCCTCATTCCACAATCGCCAGGATGTCGCGCTCGGCCAGAATCGAGTAGTTCTTGCCTTCGAGGCTGACTTCCGTGCCGCCGTACTTGGCAAAGTACACGGTGTCGCCTTCTTTCACGTCCAGCGCCACGCGGGTGCCGTTGTCCAGCATCTTGCCGCTGCCCACGGCAATCACTTTGCCGCGCTGGCTCTTTTCCTTGGCGGTGTCGGGGACGTACAGGCCGCCAGCGGTCTTCTGCTCGGCTTCCTCGATGATTTCAACCAGAACGCGGTCACCTAAAGGTTTCAGCATGTCGTGTCCTCCTGTGAAGTGGGGTGTGTGGGGCCACCCACCGGCAGACTCCGGCGGGTTTTTGCCGTTCCGCACGCAAGACTAGTCCCCCCGTAAGAAAATTGTCAAATCCTCGAATCTGGGAATCTGAGCGTGGTGCGCTCAAGGCGCGCCAGCACGCGGAATCCGCATATGCGCTTGCGTCCTATTGCTTTCAACATATATATGTGAGGCACCAATACACAGCTGACCTGCTCTTCGCAGGTCTGGAGGTTCCTTATGGCAGCCCGCCCCGCCACCCTGAGCCGCACCGCCTTTGAAGACGCCTTTCATGCCCTCCGGGGCGCGCCCCTGACTCTGGCTGTGCTGGACCTGGACCACTTCAAGACCCTGAACGACACTCTGGGCCACAGCGAGGGTGACCGGGTGCTGCGCAACGTGGAACGGCTACTCTCCGGCAGCCTGCCCAGTGGCAGCATCGTGGGGCGCATTGGCGGCGATGAGTACGCCGCGATCCTGCCCGAGACAGCCGCCGAAACCGCCCTGATCCTCTTTGACGAGGTGATCAAGCACTTTCACATTCACCGTGATCCGCAGTGGCCCAAAAGTCTGGGCCTGAGCGTGGGGCTGGCCGCCCGCCCGGCCCACGCCACCACCTACGAGGACCTGAAACGCGCCGCCGACGAAGCCATGATCCGCGCCAAACGCGAGGGCCGCGCCCGGGCCTGCATCTATGTGGAAAGCAAGATGGTGCTGAAAAGCAACTACTACCCCAAAAGCCAGCTGGAACGTCTGGCCAAGCTGTCCGGCGCCCTGGGCCGCACTGAGGCCAGCCTGCTGCGCGAGGCGCTGGAT
Above is a window of Deinococcus aquaedulcis DNA encoding:
- the groES gene encoding co-chaperone GroES, which produces MLKPLGDRVLVEIIEEAEQKTAGGLYVPDTAKEKSQRGKVIAVGSGKMLDNGTRVALDVKEGDTVYFAKYGGTEVSLEGKNYSILAERDILAIVE
- a CDS encoding GGDEF domain-containing protein; translation: MAARPATLSRTAFEDAFHALRGAPLTLAVLDLDHFKTLNDTLGHSEGDRVLRNVERLLSGSLPSGSIVGRIGGDEYAAILPETAAETALILFDEVIKHFHIHRDPQWPKSLGLSVGLAARPAHATTYEDLKRAADEAMIRAKREGRARACIYVESKMVLKSNYYPKSQLERLAKLSGALGRTEASLLREALDDLIERHRGEL